Proteins from one Carcharodon carcharias isolate sCarCar2 chromosome 19, sCarCar2.pri, whole genome shotgun sequence genomic window:
- the LOC121291786 gene encoding zinc finger protein 271-like, with the protein MEEKSFESEVCNQACIQSSMLLNQQHIHTDEKLFRCEVCDKSFSKSWNLHRHRRMHTGEKPFKCEVCDKSFSQLSTLRTHQRIHTGEKPFTCEVCNKSFSHSSTFREHQRIHTGEKPFKCEVCNKSFSDSSTLRVHQRIHTGEKPFTCEVCDKSFAQLSTLRAHQRIHTGEKPVKCEVCDKAFSQLGSLLVHQKIHTGEKPFKCSVCDKAFVRSSSLLIHQMIHTGEKPFRCEFCEMAFIQSSDLLRHQRIHTGEKPFKCEVCNQAFTQLSTLVEHRRIHTGEKPFPCDVCNKSFSRSSYLLLHRRIHTGE; encoded by the coding sequence ATGGAAGAGAAATCATTCGAGAGTGAGGTTTGCAACCAAGCATGTATACAGTCATCGATGCTCTTGAATCAacaacacattcacacagacgaAAAACTGTTCAGGTGCGAGGTGTGTGACAAGTCATTCTCAAAGTCATGGAACCTTCACAGGCACCGACGAatgcacactggggagaaaccattcaaatgtgaggtgtgtgacaaatcattctcacaaTTATCGACACTCCGCACACACCAAcggattcacacaggggagaaaccattcacatgtgaggtgtgcaacaaatcattctcacaTTCATCAACCTTCCGCGAACACCAAcgtattcacacaggggagaaaccattcaagtgtgaggtgtgcaacaaatcattctcgGACTCATCGACCCTCCGCGTACACCAACGCatccacacaggggagaaaccatttacgtgtgaggtgtgtgacaaatcattcgcACAGTTATCGACCCTCCGtgcacaccaacgcattcacactggggagaaaccggtcaagtgtgaggtgtgtgacaaagcCTTCTCACAGTTAGGGAGCCTCCTGGTCCATCAGAAGatccacacaggggagaaacccttcaaGTGTAGCGTTTGCGATAAAGCTTTTGTAAGGTCTTCAAGCCTCCTGATACACCAGATGATTCATACAGGGGAGAAGCCCTTCAGATGTGAATTTTGTGAGATGGCTTTCATCCAATCCTCTGATCTCCTGAGGcaccagaggattcacacaggggagaaacccttcaagtgtgaggtgtgtaacCAAGCCTTCACGCAGTTATCGACACTTGTGGAACACcgacgcattcacactggggagaaaccattcccatGTGATGTGTGCAACAAATCCTTCTCAAGGTCATCGTACCTGTTGCTCCATCGgaggattcacacaggggagTAA